The following is a genomic window from uncultured Hyphomonas sp..
AGGTCGAAGCTGGCGTCCGGATAGGGCATCGCCTGCATGTCCACATCGGGATAGCTCGCCAGCGTGTGCCCGGGCAGGTCCTTCAGGATCGGGGTCAGATGACCGGCTTCGTTGATTTCGAGGATGCTGGCCGTCACGCCGGTAATCGTGTCGCGCAGGGGCGCGGCAAGGTTCAGATGAGCCATCATCGCCCCGGCCAGCGCGATGGACCTCAGATTGCACCCGCAATCGGTGCAATTGGTGCCCTGCTGGCGGTCGACATAGGCCGCTTCTGCCGAAGACAGCCGCCATTCATCGATCAGGCCCTGCCAGAGGACCTGATGGTCCTCGAATTTGGTGCCAAGGCAGACCGGGCAGGTCAGGTTTTCAGACGCTGTCAAAATTGAGATTCCCTATCAGTTGCGGGGGACTGTTGAGCGATTCCCCGGCTTGTACGAGTTGTCCGGTGAGGTGCGCAACGGCCTGGGCGTGACTTCAGGCGCCTACGCCATGATCATGCATGACTTATCATGACCAATCATGACTATACCGGACCATAAACGACCATGCCGGACTTGCTGCGGTCCTGCCGGCCGTCGCACGTATAATTGTGCCTGTTCACGCGGTCGTGTCATGAAGCGCGGGTCCGCAGCCGGTAAGAGAGGGCCGCGCTTGTTCGGGACATCTGAGGAAATTGCATGAAGCTTCTCAAAGTCGCACTCATCGCACTGGCCGGATTGGTCGTGGTGCTGCCCGCAACGGCTTATGTGTACCTGTACGTGCTGCCCAAGGGACCGGAATTGACCGATCCCTCCGCAATGCCGGATGGCAAGGCAAGTTTCGTCATGCGCGCACATGAGGGGGCACAGCACAGAACCATCCGCGTCTGGACCTTCAAACCATCTGACTGGCAAGATGGCGGCGACGTGCTTTTTGTGATGCACGGCATGTCGCGCAATGCGGAAACGTATCTTGATATGTGGGTCGATACCGCAGAGCGCGAGCGTGTGCTCCTGATCGCACCTGAATTCGACAGCCCGTATTATCGGTATGTCACCAATGACTATCAGGACGGCAATCTGTTCACGGCGCTGGGCTTTGCCAATCCGAAATCCGAATGGGCCTATACCACGATCGAGCGTATCGTTGATGCGCTCAACGAACGGAATGGCTGGTCGATCGCCAGCTATGACATGTTCGGGCATTCAGCGGGCGGGCAGTTCGTGCAGAAAATGGCGATGCTTGCGCCGAATTCGAAACTGCGCACGGGCATTGTTGCGAACCCGGGCGTGTACCTGTTCCCAGATGCGGAGGTTTCCTTTCCTTACGGGCTGAAGGGCGTTGATCCATCTGCAGTCGACCTCGAGACCGCGTTTGGCCGACATGTCGTTCTTCTGCTCGGCGAGAAGGATGCGGACGCGACCCAGGGGATGCTGGATGAAAGCGAGGCTGCAATGCGTCAGGGGCCGCATCGCCTGGCGCGCGGCCAGACCTTCTACGCAGCCGCGTCCAGCCTGGCGGCAGAGCAAGGCCTGCCCTTCGAATGGCGCCTCCAGGTTGTGCCCGGCGTAGGCCACGAGAAGGAGAAAATGGCGGCTGCGGCAGCGCTTCAGTTCGGGTACGGAGAGTGAAGGACAGAAATCTCAGGGCGTTTCCGGATCAGCCCTTCGCCCAGAGCGCTGTCAGTACGGCGGCGAATTCTTCTGCCCGCTCGGCGCAGGCCCAGTGGCCAGCGCCTTTCTCGACGTGCAGCGGCACATTGTGATTCTTCGAGAACCGCTCGGCGGCAGAGAGATCGACATAGGGGTCGGTCTCGCCCCAGAAGAGCTGGCCGGGGGTGGGAAGGTTCGCAAGGTCCGTGACCCATGGGCCGGAGAAGCGCAGGCCGATGGCCGAGCGGTAGAGCTTCAGGATCGACTGGCGCATCGTCTTGTCGATCAGGGGCACTTCTTCTGCGGCGAGGTCGGCAGGCATGCCGCCCTGAATGAGGGCAGCTTCCATGCGCGGTTTGTTGCGCATGTTCAGCATGACGAATTCGCCGAGCAGGGGCGTTGCCCACATGCGCGCCGTCTGGTGGCCGCGATAGTCCGGATCGATCACGGCATTGGTGACACACCAGGTGCGGATCAGGTCCGGCCGCAGGCTGGCGATGCGCAGCGACAGGAGCGCGCCCCAGTCATGGCCGACGAGGTCAATCTTTTGACCCAGCTTCTCGATCTCAGCGATCAGGTGCGCGGCATAGGCGTCCTTGGTGCAGGCAAAGCCCTTCGGCAGCGGCGTGCCGAAGCCGGGCAGGGCGGGGGCGAAATAGTCCGATGACTGAAGGCCGAGCGCTGTGACCAGCGGCTTCCAGAGATGCGGCGTGTCAGGCACGCCATGGATGAAGACCTTCATGACCTATTCCTCTGTAGGTGGGGGCGACCAGTCCGTTTCCGGCGGGAACACCTCTTCCATCGATCCGGCGAGCGAAGGCCCATAGACCGGGTTCGGCAGGATGAACCAGCCATTGCCCCACATCGGGTCGAAGGCCGGGGCGGCGGTCAGCGCCTTGCGCTCCGGCGGGGTGAGGGCCTTGTCATTGAAGATGTCGGCAATGTCGCCCAGCTGGTCCCCGGCGAGCGCGATGACGCAATAAGTGTCGGAGATCATGTAGCGGCGTCCGTCCTTGCCGCTGCCACCGGGGGCGTCGCCCTTCAGGAACAGGGTGCGGCCATGCGCGAACTCACCCAGGCCGGCGGCCTTGAGCGTGTCGGCCGAGCCCTGGATATTGGTGTTGGAGCGGTTCGTGTTGACGATGATCTCCACCCCGGCATCGCGGATCCGCTTGAAGGCGTCCTTCACGCCGGGAATGGCGACCGCTTTGCCCGCGCCGGTCTTTTCCCATTCGTCCCAGATGGCGGGGGCGAACGCGATGCCTTCGCGGGCGAAATAGCCCATGGAGCCGAGGTTCCAGATCAGCGTCTCGTCCGCGTCGAACACGGCGGCGAGGGGCTGGTCGGCATTGCAGGCGAGGAAGTCGGCGGCCTCCGCCGTGGCGCCAGACACCGTATTGGGGGCGAGCACGACGCTGGCATTCGGGCGGGCTGCGGCCTTCGCCTCGACATAGGACGCGATGGCGTTCCAGTCCTGCTTCAGCGCGATGCGGGATTCCGCTGAGCCGTAGAGCCATTGCTGGCCTTGTGTGGGCGCTGCGGGAGGCGCCGGTTGCCCGGCCGTCTGGATCACCTTGTCGGTGCCCATTTCCGCTGCCTGTTCCGTTGGGGCAGGGTCCGGCGGGACGGTCTGGCAGGCGGCGAGAAAGGCGATACTGCTGAGGAGAATGCGATGTTTCATGGCACATTTGTCCGCCAATCCGGCGGAGAAGTCTATCGCGCTCTCACGACAATGGGCCGAGAAGGTTCCCTTTCGTCACTCTTGCCGGGGCGGGCCCGTTCGGCCAAGGATATGGGCAAATCGTGACCGGAGGAGACATTCCATGAAGACCAAGCTCACCGAAATGCTGGGCATTGAGCGCCCCATCGTTCAGGGCGGGATGCACTATGTCGGCTTTGCCGAAATGGCGGCGGCTGTTTCCAATGCAGGCGGCCTCGGCATCATCACCGCGCTGACGCAGAAGACCCCGGCGGACCTCGCCAACGAGATCGCCCGCTGCAAGGACATGACCGACAAGCCGTTCGGCGTGAACATCACCTTCCTGCCGTCGACCACGCCGCCGGACTATCCGGGCATCGTCGAAGCCGTGATCAAGGGCGGCGTGAAAGTCGTCGAGACCGCCGGCAACAACCCGTCCGCCGTGCTGCCCGCGCTGCAGGGCGCCGGCATCAAGGTGATCCACAAATGTACCGCCGTGCGTCACGCGCTGAAGGCCCAGTCGATCGGCTGTGACGCCGTTTCCGTCGATGGCTTCGAATGCGGCGGCCACCCGGGCGAAGACGATGTGCCGAACTTCATTCTGCTGCCGCGCGCCGCAGACGAGCTGGAAATCCCGTTCATCTCCTCCGGCGGCATGGCAGATGGCCGTTCGCTGGTCGCCTCGCTCGCCATGGGCGCGCAGGGCATGAACATGGGCACGCGCTTCATCGCCACGAAAGAAGCCCCGGTGCATGAGAATGTGAAGCAGGCCATCGTCGCCGCTAGCGAGCTCGACACGCGCCTCGTCATGCGCCCGCTGCGCAACACCGAACGTGTGCTGACCAATGCCGGCGTTGAGCGCCTGCTGGAGAAAGAGAAAGAACTCGGCTCCAACATCAAGTTCGAAGACATCATCGCCGAAGTTGCCGGTGTCTATCCGAAAGTCATGGTCGAAGGCGAGATGGACGCCGGCGCCTGGAGCTGCGGCATGGTCGCGGGTCTGATCCACGACATCCCGACCGTGCAGGAACTGATGGACCGGATCATGAAGGAAGCCGAAGACATCATCTCCGGCCAACTCGCCGGCATGCTGGCTGGCAAGGTTCCGGCCTGATCCACATGGGGTGGGGAAACCTCAAGACATCCGCCAGCCTGCTGGCCGGGCTCGCACTTGCGGCCTGTGCCAGCACGCCGGCGGACGCGCCGATGCAGCCGCTGGCCCTTTGCCAGACGATGGTCTCAGGCGACGCCGAACTGGAAGCGCGTATCTCCAGACGGGGCGCAAATCTGGAAGACCTGTGCGCCTGCTACGTTCAGATCGAGGCGGGTCTCGATGAGGACACCCGTGCCGATAACTACGCCCTGATGATGAAAGTCATCGAGATGCGGGAAGGTACGGGCCGTTCGACAGAGGATGTCGCCGAACTGCTGGAAGATGACCGGGACGGGAGCCTCTACGGCCTGCCAGAAGAGCATATGAAGCGCGGGGCCCAACCGGTCGAGGATGCGATGTCGAGGGCCCGGCGCGACCCGGCGAGTTGCCGCGCGTCCTGACCCTCAAAGGAGTTTACATGAAACGGCTTTCAATTCTGGCGGGTGCCTGCGCGATGCTTGCGGCGTGCGGTGGGGGCACTTCCACCGGCGGCAAGACTGTGGCCATTTGCACGACCATGCTCAGCGGCGACGCCGAGGTCGAGTCCGACCTGTCAGCGCGGGACATGAGTGTTGCCGACTATTGTGCCTGCTATGCCGAGGGGCTGAACGCCCAAAGCGCGGAGGACAAGGCGGCCATTCTGAAGGTGACGCAAATTCTCGCCGACTTGCGCGAGGAACGCGGCCTTGGGCTCGAAGAGGCGGCCGACCTGCTCGACGATAGCGGCGCAGAGGCCGAGTTCAGCCTGACCCGTGCGGAATTCGAGACGGCGGGCGAGTATGTCGACACCATCCGCCGTGACCTCGTCCGGGACGAAGGGCTGTGCGCCTCCTGATTTCCCGGTGATCGGGGGCGGATCAGATGACCTGAACCGAAGGCGTCCCGGCTTCGACGCGGCCGATGATGGCGGCGCCGTCATGGCCGTGCCGGGCGAAGAGGGCGAGAACATCGCCTGCCACGTCCGGCGCACATGACACGAGCAGGCCGCCGCTGGTCTGCGGATCGCAGAGCAGGTCGCGGTCTGTCTCTGTGAGGTCACCGCTGACCATGTGGTTCACCGAGTCCCAGTTTCGCCCCGACGCGCCGGTCTTCACACCGTCTTCGGCGAGTTTCCGCGCGCCGTCGAACACAGGCACTTTCGTCTTTTCGATGACCAGTGAAACGCCTGCGCCGCGCGCCATTTCGCTGCCATGGCCGATCAGGCCGAAGCCTGTCACGTCCGTGGCGGCGTGGACGCCGTCCATGGCGGAAAGATCCGTGCCCGGCGTGTTGAGGCGCGTTGTGGAGGCGATCATCTCTTCATACTGGGCGGGTTCCAGGATCTCCCGTTTCAGCGCGGCGGAATAGATGCCGATGCCGAGCGGCTTGCCGAGGATCAGCACGTCACCGGCCTTCGCGTTCGAATTCATCAGGATGCGGGACGGATCGACGAGGCCCATCGCAACGAGGCCGTAGATGGGCTCTGCGGCGTCGATGGAATGACCGCCCGCGACCGGGGCACCGGCGGTCTCTGCCACGGACTGCCCGCCTGCAAGGATGGCGCGGATCGTCTCCGGCGAAATCTGGCCGATGGGCATGCCGACAATGGCGAGCGAGAAGATCGGCTTTGCGCCCATGGCGAACACATCCGACAGCGCATTGGTGGCGGCGATGCGCCCGAATGTGTGCGGATCGTCCACGATGGGGGTGAAGAAGTCCGTCGTTGCGACCAGCGCCGTCGTCTCGTTGATCTTGTAGACAGCGGCATCGTCGCTGGTGCCTGCGTCCACCAGAAGGTCTTTCGATCCGATCGCCAGCGGCATGTCAGAGAGAATGTCAGCCAGCACATTGGGCGCGAGCTTGCAGCCGCACCCGCCGCCATGGGCGAGGGAGGTGAGGCGGGGTTCGGTGTGCGTATCTGCCATGAGGTCCTCCGGTTTGGGGCAGTCTAACGCGCTGGTGCAACGGGGAAAACCTGATACCTCTGATGGCGATGCCTTATCTTGAAACCGTCTCCGATCTCAGCCCGGAAAACCTGGCCCGCTATGATGACATCATCGATGTGCGCTCGCCGGCTGAGTTCGCAGACGATCACATGCCGGGCGCGATCAGCCTGCCGGTCCTGTCGAATGAGGAGCGGGCGAAGGTCGGCACGATCTACAAGCAGGAGAGCCCGTTCCGGGCAAACCGCGTCGGCGGGGCGCTGGTGGCGCGTAACATCGCCCACCATCTGGAAACGGCGCTGATGGACAAGCCGAAAAGCTGGCGCCCGCTCGTCTATTGCTGGCGGGGCGGGATGCGGTCGAATGCGATGGCGACGATCCTGTCATCGGTCGGCTGGCCGACGGGCGTGGTGAAGGGCGGCTATCGCACATGGCGGCGGGAAGTGGTCGAGGGACTGGACTGTGACGCGCCGCTCTTGCCGGTGCACCTGATCGATGGGCAGACCGGCACCGGCAAGACGGCGCTGCTGCATGCGCTGGCAGAGCAGGGCGGACAGGTGCTGGACCTGGAAGGCCTCGCCAATCATCGCGGCTCTGCCTTTGGCGATGTGGACGGCGCCCAACCGGCCCAGCGCATGTTTGAGACAGAGATCTGGGATGTGCTCCGCCGGATGGACCTGACGAAACCTGTGTTTGTGGAAGCGGAGTCCGCGCTGGTGGGCCGCCGCCGCGTGCCGCGCCGCCTGTGGCGCAGCATGCTGGCGGCGCCGCGCATCGAGATGCATATGAGCCTCGACGTGCGGGCGGATTACCTTGTCCGGACGTATGCTGACATTATTGCGGAAGCGCCGCGGCTCTCCGCCGCCATTGGAAAGCTGAAGGGGCTCCAGTCCAGGGAAACCATCGAGGACTGGCTGGCACTTGCCGCGCAGAAGGATTTTACCGAGCTGGCACGCCAGCTGATGCAGCAGCATTACGACCCGCTCTACGCCCGCAGCCGCAAACGCCGGGAGAATGATCGCGTAAAGGTGCTGGAACTGAAGGACCTTTCACCGGAGAGTCTGACTCAGGCGGCGCAGGATTTGCTCCACCCCTGAGGCAGCTGTTCGAGCCTGCGCTCGTGCTTCGACTTCGCTCAGCATGAGCGCTCTCAGAGTGCGGACTCATCCTGAGCGAAGTCGAAGGATGACGGATCGGGAAAGTCAGCGCCCGCGGGCTTCTTCCGTGCCGCGGCGGGCAAGTTCGTCGGCCTTTTCGTTGCCGGGGTCACCGGCATGGCCCTTCACCCATTTCCAGGTGATGTCGTGGCGCTGGCAGGCTTCGTCCATCGCCATCCAGAGGTCCTGATTCTTGACCGGCTTCTTGGCGGCGGTCTTCCAGCCATTGCGTTTCCAGCCATGAATCCATTTGGTCAGGCCGTCTTTCACATAGGTGGAATCGACGTGCAGCGTGACCTTTGATGGGCCCTTCAGCGCGTTCAGCGCCTCGATCACGGCCAGCATTTCCATCCGGTTGTTGGTGGTGGCCTTGTCGCCGCCCCAGAGTTCCTTGCGCTTTTCGCCGGCCACGAGCAATGCGCCCCAGCCGCCGGGGCCGGGATTGCCGCTGCAGGCGCCATCGGTCCAGATTTCGATCGTATCGGTCATGGGCTTTCAGGTGGTTGGCTTCGGCGGAAGCGTCAAGCGTCAGAAGACGTCCACGTCCACATCGGTGAGCTGGTTGGCGGGCTGCACGATGGCGTGGAACAGCCAGCCACACAGCGCCCCGGCGAGCGCGCCGACGAAGGCGCCGCCGGCCACGGCACCGACGCCGCTGATGAAGCCTTCCAGAAAGCCGAACAGGCTCGTCGTGGCGCCGACAAGGATCGCGCCCCAGATGCTGCCCCAGCGGATGAAGGGCGGCCGCCGCACAATGCTTCGATAGGGTAGGCGTCCGATGGAGAGGCCGAGCGCCAGCCACGCTGCGGGCACGTTGATGAAAAAGAGCAGGAAATTATAGCTCGCCAGCTGGAAGGCGCCGCTCATGCCGCCGATGAATCCGCCGCCGCTCAGCATGCCGTAATTCATCGCCGCGCCGGTAATGCCCATGACCAGCATCAGGATGCGGGTGCAGACCGTGCCGATGATTGCCACGAACAGGCAGGCCGCGAGCGAGGACAGGAACAGGCCGAGCTTGATCCGCCTGAAGCTTCGCCGCGCCGCAGGGGCGGCATAGCTGGGCAGGTCCGGGTTTTGCCTCTCGGTCACGGTGCCGGGATCCGGTCGGGGAGGCGGATCAGCCAGAACAGGCTCGCTGCGAGAAGGCCGGTCAAAGGCCCGGACAACAGAAGTGCGCCGGCCTTGAGGACGAGCGACGGGTCGCGCAGGCTGCCTGTGGCGAGGAAATAGATCAGCATGGTGAGCGTGCCGGCAGCGAGGCCGCCGAGGGCATAGACCAGCCAGCTCGTCCAGCCCTTGCGCACTAGCCAGCCATGCAGCGGCAGGCCGGCGATCAGCATGGCCGGCCAGCCGAGGAATACGCCGAAAGCGCCACCCAGCACGCCAAAGCCGAGCAGGCTGGCCACGATTTCAATCGGGGTGGAGGGCCGGGATGTGGCGGAATCGATGTCGGTCCGGAAGACCAGCTCAGGCGCCATCTGGACGGCGAGGATCGCGGCAACGATTCCTGCGGCCAGGATCGGCGCGAGACAGGCCGCCAGACAGAGCCGCAGCCATTCTTTCCAGTCACGTGTCATGCACCATAGCCTTCCGCCGTTTCCACTTTGCGATGGAAGGCGAGGCGTCCGGCATATTCGAGGGGGTTTTTGGGCTTTACGAGGGCACCTTCCGGCGTCGACGACCAGTCGATCAGGCGGGTGAGGAAGAAGCGCAGCGCCGCGCCGCGGGCGAGGATCGGCAGGGCATCGCGCTCTGCGGCCTCCAGCGGGCGCACGCTTTCATAGCCTGCGATCAGGGCCGCGCCCTTGGAGAAATTGTAGTCGATGGAATCGCGCCCGCCATCCTCGAACGCCCAGGCATTGAGGCAGATGGCGAGGTCATAGGCGAGGGCATCGGTGCAGGCGAAATAGAAGTCGATCGCGCCGGAGAATGTGTCGCCCAGGAAGAAGGCGTTGTCGGGGAAGAGATCCGCATGGATCGTGCCGCGCGGCAGGCCGAGCGATTGCGGCTTGGCCTCGGCAATGGCGGCAAGGTCGCCCGCGATGTCCCCGGCGAGGCCGGGCAACAATCCGTCGGCATCGGCGTCCCGGCCGGTCCAGAGGCGCGGCCAGGCGGCAGGGCCGAGGCTGTTCGCGCGCTCCATGGTGAAGTCTGCGAGCGCGAGGTGCATGCGGGCCATGCCTGCGCCAAGCTCCCGGCACTGGGTGACGTTCGGCTTGCGGGGGGAAAGGCCTTCAAGGAAGGAGACGACCAGCGCCGGGCGCCCTTCCAGCGTGCGCAGGGCCGTGCCGTCGCGCGCGGCGATGGGCGAGGGGCAGGGATAGCCCTTGGCGGCAAGATGCTGTTTCAGGGCGACGAAATAGGGCAGGTCCGCCGCGTTCACCCGCTTCTCGAACAGGGTGAGGATGTAGCGGCCTTTCTCCGTCTCCAGGTAATAGTTCGAGTTCTCGACGCCCTCCGCAATCCCCTTGAAGGAGAGCGGGGCGCCGAGGTCGTATTCGGTCAGGAAGGCGGCAAGCGCCTCGTCGGAAACCTGAGTGTAGACAGCCATACAGCCGGATTAAGCTGCCCGGGTGAGCATGTCACGCTGCAGTGTCTTCCCGGCCCACAGATAATGAAGGGCCGCCCAGCCATAAAGTGTGGCGAAGATGATGATCGACCATTGCAGGCCGCGGGCATTGGCGCTGTTGCAGGCCGCTGCTTCAGCCGCGCCGAGGCCGGTCACGTCCTTGCAGATTTCCAGCGTCAGGCCGAGATCGTGCCCGCCCAGCATCATTGTTTTCAGGAAGGTCGACAGGAAACCGATCAGCGTCGGACCGAGGCCGATGCCGATCAGGTTAACCGCGAACAGGGTGAGGGCGACGGCTGTGGCCCGCGTGCGGGCATCGGCCACGCCGGTCGATACGGCATACATCGGGCCGAGATAGAAATAGTGCAGCGTGGCAGCGGCCATCAGCGGCGGCAGCATCAGCGGCACGGTCGGCGCGAGATAGCCCAGCCAGTAAAGCGGCACGGAGAGGCCCATGCCGAGTGCCGGCATCCAGGACAGCGCCTTCGGATGGCGCACGGACATCTTGTCGGCCAGGAAGCCGGACAGGAACACCCCGATGGCGGCCATCAGGCCGATCACGAGGCTGAAGATCAGCGCCGCTTCCGTGAGGCTGAGGCCATGCGTACGGCGCAGGAATGAGGTCGAGAACTGCGCAATGCCATAGCCCGCGAAAGAGGCGATGGCGGCGCCGATGACGACGTGCACATAGGTCGGCTTCTTCATCAGGGCCTTGATGGCCGGCATGAAGCCGAGGCTTTCAACCGGTGTTCCTGCAGCGCTCGGCGGATCCGTATAACCGCGTGGCGGTTCCTTGATGGTCATGCCGATGATGCCAGCGATCAGGACGCCCGGCAGGCCGACGGCGACAAAGGCGATGCGCCAGCCTTCCATGCTCTGCCAGTCAATGGCGTCGCGGGCCCAGGTCCAGCCCCATCCGTCGAGAATGTTGTGCACGTTCTCGCCGGTGACATAGTCATTGATCGGGCCGCCGGCGAGACCGGCAATCATGCCGCCGAGCGGCACGCCGAGGGCGTAGATCGAGGCGGCGGTCGCGCGGCTGGACGGTTTGAAATAATCGGCAATCACGGACTGGGCCGGGGGCGTACAGCCGGCTTCTCCGACGCCCACCATCAGGCGGAACATGAACAGCGACATGAAGCCGACGGCAAAGCCGCACAGGACGGTCATCAGGCTCCACAGGGTGAGCGCGACCACGATGATGCCGATCCGGCTGCGCCGCTCGGCAAGGCGCGCAATCGGGATACCCAGTGTCGTGTAGAAGATGGCGAAGGCGAGGCCGCCCAGCACACCCATGTGCCAGTCTTCCAGCTGTAGCGATGTCTTCATCGGCTCGGTCAGGATCGCAAAGATCGACCGGTCGATGAAGTTGAAGATGTAGACAACGAGCAAGGCGCTGAGGACATAGGAGCGGTATGCGGAGGATCCGTATCCCGTTTCGTGTCCCGGTCGGGTCAAGGCGGCGTCAGTCATGGGCGTCTCCTGTTATTGGGCCGGGTTCGAAATCATCCTTGACCGGAGGCTGCTGTCGGGTCGTAGCGGTCCTTCATGAAGGTGCGCGCGGCGAGGAAGTAGAAGATCGCAGCGATGATGAAGATCATCACCGTGGCGACCATGGAATGGCGCAAGCCTTCGGAATAGGCAGAACAGAGGGCCGGGCCGTCAGCGCCAAGCTGGGCGACGTTCACGCCGCAGAGCTTCGGCTCGAAGGTGGCGAACTGTTCGGAAAGCCCCTGTGAAGCAAGGCTGGAAGACATGAAATACGTGCTCATCCAGCCGGTGAACATCGGGCCGATGCCGTTGCCGATCAGGGCGACGATGAACAGGAGGACCGAAATGGTCGTCGCCCGGGCGCGCGGGCTGACGATGCCGGTGCCGACCGTGTACTGGGCGCCGAGATAGGCGTAGTGGGTGATCGCCGCGATGACCCAGAAGAAGATCGCGACCGTCAGCGATGACGTCATGAATGCGATGGAATAGGCCGGAACCGCGATCAGCAGGCCGACGCCCGGCAGCCAGGCCGAAACGGCGGGGAAGCGGTGCGACAGCTTTTCGGAGAGGTAGCCGCCAAGGAAGGTCCCGCCGGCGGCGACCGCTGACAGCGGCGCGCCGAACTTCACGGCGGCTTCATGCAGGCTCACCCCGTGCACACGCATCAGGAAAGGTGTCTGGAAGGCGAACAGGCCATAGCCGACAAAGGCGACGAAGGCGGCGCCGAGCGACAGCGTCCAGAAGGTCGGCTTGCGTCCGAATTCCTTGAAGGCTTCGAAAAAGCCGGCTTTTTCGACCTGCAGCGACGGGACATCGGAATGTCCGCGTGGCGGTTCCCGCATCGTGAACCAGATGAGCGCGGCGATCAGGAC
Proteins encoded in this region:
- a CDS encoding methyltransferase domain-containing protein, which encodes MTASENLTCPVCLGTKFEDHQVLWQGLIDEWRLSSAEAAYVDRQQGTNCTDCGCNLRSIALAGAMMAHLNLAAPLRDTITGVTASILEINEAGHLTPILKDLPGHTLASYPDVDMQAMPYPDASFDLVIHSDTLEHIPHPVRALEECRRILKPGGACLYTVPVITGRMTINRAGLPPSYHGDPNNGGEDFKVHTEFGADFWTYPIQAGFRHVSIHPVDFPSATAIAAYA
- a CDS encoding alpha/beta hydrolase; this encodes MKVFIHGVPDTPHLWKPLVTALGLQSSDYFAPALPGFGTPLPKGFACTKDAYAAHLIAEIEKLGQKIDLVGHDWGALLSLRIASLRPDLIRTWCVTNAVIDPDYRGHQTARMWATPLLGEFVMLNMRNKPRMEAALIQGGMPADLAAEEVPLIDKTMRQSILKLYRSAIGLRFSGPWVTDLANLPTPGQLFWGETDPYVDLSAAERFSKNHNVPLHVEKGAGHWACAERAEEFAAVLTALWAKG
- a CDS encoding HAD family acid phosphatase, coding for MKHRILLSSIAFLAACQTVPPDPAPTEQAAEMGTDKVIQTAGQPAPPAAPTQGQQWLYGSAESRIALKQDWNAIASYVEAKAAARPNASVVLAPNTVSGATAEAADFLACNADQPLAAVFDADETLIWNLGSMGYFAREGIAFAPAIWDEWEKTGAGKAVAIPGVKDAFKRIRDAGVEIIVNTNRSNTNIQGSADTLKAAGLGEFAHGRTLFLKGDAPGGSGKDGRRYMISDTYCVIALAGDQLGDIADIFNDKALTPPERKALTAAPAFDPMWGNGWFILPNPVYGPSLAGSMEEVFPPETDWSPPPTEE
- a CDS encoding nitronate monooxygenase family protein, yielding MKTKLTEMLGIERPIVQGGMHYVGFAEMAAAVSNAGGLGIITALTQKTPADLANEIARCKDMTDKPFGVNITFLPSTTPPDYPGIVEAVIKGGVKVVETAGNNPSAVLPALQGAGIKVIHKCTAVRHALKAQSIGCDAVSVDGFECGGHPGEDDVPNFILLPRAADELEIPFISSGGMADGRSLVASLAMGAQGMNMGTRFIATKEAPVHENVKQAIVAASELDTRLVMRPLRNTERVLTNAGVERLLEKEKELGSNIKFEDIIAEVAGVYPKVMVEGEMDAGAWSCGMVAGLIHDIPTVQELMDRIMKEAEDIISGQLAGMLAGKVPA
- the selD gene encoding selenide, water dikinase SelD, whose product is MADTHTEPRLTSLAHGGGCGCKLAPNVLADILSDMPLAIGSKDLLVDAGTSDDAAVYKINETTALVATTDFFTPIVDDPHTFGRIAATNALSDVFAMGAKPIFSLAIVGMPIGQISPETIRAILAGGQSVAETAGAPVAGGHSIDAAEPIYGLVAMGLVDPSRILMNSNAKAGDVLILGKPLGIGIYSAALKREILEPAQYEEMIASTTRLNTPGTDLSAMDGVHAATDVTGFGLIGHGSEMARGAGVSLVIEKTKVPVFDGARKLAEDGVKTGASGRNWDSVNHMVSGDLTETDRDLLCDPQTSGGLLVSCAPDVAGDVLALFARHGHDGAAIIGRVEAGTPSVQVI
- the mnmH gene encoding tRNA 2-selenouridine(34) synthase MnmH — its product is MAMPYLETVSDLSPENLARYDDIIDVRSPAEFADDHMPGAISLPVLSNEERAKVGTIYKQESPFRANRVGGALVARNIAHHLETALMDKPKSWRPLVYCWRGGMRSNAMATILSSVGWPTGVVKGGYRTWRREVVEGLDCDAPLLPVHLIDGQTGTGKTALLHALAEQGGQVLDLEGLANHRGSAFGDVDGAQPAQRMFETEIWDVLRRMDLTKPVFVEAESALVGRRRVPRRLWRSMLAAPRIEMHMSLDVRADYLVRTYADIIAEAPRLSAAIGKLKGLQSRETIEDWLALAAQKDFTELARQLMQQHYDPLYARSRKRRENDRVKVLELKDLSPESLTQAAQDLLHP
- the rnhA gene encoding ribonuclease HI, translating into MTDTIEIWTDGACSGNPGPGGWGALLVAGEKRKELWGGDKATTNNRMEMLAVIEALNALKGPSKVTLHVDSTYVKDGLTKWIHGWKRNGWKTAAKKPVKNQDLWMAMDEACQRHDITWKWVKGHAGDPGNEKADELARRGTEEARGR
- the thrB gene encoding homoserine kinase produces the protein MAVYTQVSDEALAAFLTEYDLGAPLSFKGIAEGVENSNYYLETEKGRYILTLFEKRVNAADLPYFVALKQHLAAKGYPCPSPIAARDGTALRTLEGRPALVVSFLEGLSPRKPNVTQCRELGAGMARMHLALADFTMERANSLGPAAWPRLWTGRDADADGLLPGLAGDIAGDLAAIAEAKPQSLGLPRGTIHADLFPDNAFFLGDTFSGAIDFYFACTDALAYDLAICLNAWAFEDGGRDSIDYNFSKGAALIAGYESVRPLEAAERDALPILARGAALRFFLTRLIDWSSTPEGALVKPKNPLEYAGRLAFHRKVETAEGYGA
- a CDS encoding MFS transporter; its protein translation is MTDAALTRPGHETGYGSSAYRSYVLSALLVVYIFNFIDRSIFAILTEPMKTSLQLEDWHMGVLGGLAFAIFYTTLGIPIARLAERRSRIGIIVVALTLWSLMTVLCGFAVGFMSLFMFRLMVGVGEAGCTPPAQSVIADYFKPSSRATAASIYALGVPLGGMIAGLAGGPINDYVTGENVHNILDGWGWTWARDAIDWQSMEGWRIAFVAVGLPGVLIAGIIGMTIKEPPRGYTDPPSAAGTPVESLGFMPAIKALMKKPTYVHVVIGAAIASFAGYGIAQFSTSFLRRTHGLSLTEAALIFSLVIGLMAAIGVFLSGFLADKMSVRHPKALSWMPALGMGLSVPLYWLGYLAPTVPLMLPPLMAAATLHYFYLGPMYAVSTGVADARTRATAVALTLFAVNLIGIGLGPTLIGFLSTFLKTMMLGGHDLGLTLEICKDVTGLGAAEAAACNSANARGLQWSIIIFATLYGWAALHYLWAGKTLQRDMLTRAA